Below is a genomic region from Streptomyces sp. RPA4-2.
CGCGACGGAGGCCTCCCTCCTGGTCGACGCCTCCTTCGGCCTGCTCCTCGCCCCCCTGACCGACGGCGACTGGGACCGGGCCGACGCGGCCTTCCACACCCTCCTCGACCGCCTCGAACCCGGCTGGCAGGACCTCTAGGGCGCGCGGAGAAGTCCGCCGGGCCGCTCCGCCTCGCAGCCGGGACGGGGCGCACGCGGGCGGTGCCGTGGGCGGCGGCGCCCGATCCCTGGTCCGTCCGGGCACGGTGGCCCCGCCGCCAGGCCGGTCGACCGCCCCCGCGCAAGCGCCCGTCGGCCGTCACCCGCGGCTCCAGTGGTGCTCCAGCGGTGCGAGACGCACCCTCAAGATCTTGTTGCCAACATCTTGGCAAGGTTTTGCCAAGGCGGAGCCGTCCGTCCTTCCGAGCCGCTGTCGAAGGAGCGAGCCCGTATGTCACTCTCCGGCCTGATCGAGCAGCACGTCCGTACGCGGCCCGAGGCGACCGCCGTCATCCACCCCTCGGCCGGCGGCCGCGACGTCTCGCTCACCTACCGGGAGCTGAGCGTGGCCGCCAACCGTCTCGCCGCCCATCTGCGGGCGCTGGGGGTCGGTCCCGGGGACCGGGTGGTGACCGCGCTCGGGCCGGGCCCGGGTCTGGTGACCGCCTTCCTCGCCGTGGTGCGGGCCGGCGCGGCGTACGTGCCGGTGGACCCGGCCCATCCGGGCCTGCGCCGCCGGCTGATCGTGCGGGACAGCGCGGCCCGCGCCGTGCTGACCGAGGGCTCCGGCGCCGGGGAGTACGCGGGGCTGGACGCGGTGGCCGTCGACCTGGACGCGGACGCCGGCCTGATCGCGGCCCGGCCCGGGGTCCTGCCGGCCGTGCGGCCGGGGCCCGGGGACGCGGCCTACGTCTGCTACACCTCCGGGACCACCGGCACCCCCAAGGGCGTCGTCGTCCCGCACCGCGCCGTCCTCGACCTCGTCACCTCCACCGACTACGTGCGCCTGACACCGGACGACGTGGTCGCCCAGGCCGCCAACCCCGCCTTCGACGCGGTCACCTTCGAGATCTGGTCGACCCTCGCCGCCGGTGCCCGTCTGGTCGGGCTGGCCAAGGACACCGTCATCGATCCGGCCCGCTTCGCCGCCGCGGTCCGCGAGCACGGGGTGAGCACCGTGTTCCTGACCACCGCGCTGTTCCACCAGATCGCCCGCGAACGGCCCGACGCCTTCGCCCCGCTGCGCACCGTCCTGTTCGGCGGCGAGGCCTGCGACCCGCGCCGGGTACGGCAGGTCCTGGCGGCCGGCGGCCCCGAGCGGCTGCTGCACGTGTACGGGCCCACCGAGACCACCACGTTCGCCACCTGGCACGAGGTGACCGGGGTCGCGAAGGACGCGCGGACCGTGCCGATCGGACGGCCGCTGGGTGCCACCGTCGCCGTCGTGGTGGCCGCGGACGGCCGGCCGGCCGTGCCGGGTGGCAGCGGTGAACTCCTGCTGGGCGGGCCGGGGCTGGCCACCGGCTACCTGGACCGGCCCGAGCTGACCGCGCAGCGGTTCGTCGAGGACCGCTTCACCCCCGGCGGCGGCCGGCTGTACCGCACGGGCGACCTGGTGCGGCTGCGCGAGGACGGGGAGATGGAGTTCACCGGCCGGGTCGACAACCAGGTCAAGCTGCGCGGCTTCCGCATCGAGCTCGGCGAGATCGAGTCGGTGCTGACCGCGCACCCGGCGGTGTCCGAGGCGGTCGTGTCGGTGCACACCACCCCCGAGAACACCGCGAACACCGAGAACACCGCGAACACCGACAGCGCTGAGAGCACCGAGAGTGCTGAGAGCGCCGCGGGCGGGGAGCGGCGTCTGGTGGCGCACGTGGTGCCGGCCGCGCACCGGGCCGCGGCGCGGGAGAGCGAGCAGCTCACCGAGTGGAAGGAGATCTACGAGACGCTCTACGACGACGCCGCCGGGGCCGCGTACGGGGAGAACTTCGCGGGCTGGAACAGCAGTTACGACGCGCGGCCGATCCCGCTCGAGCAGATGCGGCAGTGGCGGGCGGCGACGGTGGAGCGCGTCCGGGAGCTCGGCGGGCGGCGTGTCCTGGAGATCGGTGTCGGCACCGGTCTGCTGATGGCGCGGCTGGCCGGCGCGCCGGAGTGCGAGGAGTACTGGGCGACCGACTTCTCCGCCTCCGTCATCGAGGCGCTGCGCGCGCAGACCGGGGCGGACGAGCGGCTGCGCGGCAAGGTGCGGCTGAGCTGCCGCGCGGCCGACGAACTGGACGGCCTGCCCGCGGGGCACTTCGACACCGTCGTCGTCAACTCGGTCGTCCAGTACTTTCCCCATCTCGCCTATCTGCGCTCCGTCGTCGAGGGCGTGCTGCCGCTGCTCGCGCCCGGCGGCTCGGTCCTGCTGGGCGATGTCCGCAACCTCGACCTGGCGCCCTGCCTGCAGACCGGGGTCGAACTCGCTTCCCGCGCCGGGCAGCCGCTGCCGGGCGACGGCGCGGACGTGTGGCGTGCCGTCGAGCAGCGGGTGGCGCTGGAGACCGAACTCCTGCTCTCTCCGGCCCTGTTCGCCGCCTGGGCGCGTGAACTGCCCGCCGTGCGCGCGGTGGACGTGCGGGTCAAGCGCGGCGGCGCGCACAACGAACTGACCCGCTACCGCTACGAGGCGGTGCTGTCCACCGCCGCCCCCGCTCTGGACCTCTCCCCCGCGCCCCGTCTGGTGTGGGGCCGTGACGCCGCCTCCGCGGCCGGCGTGGAGGCGTACCTGCGTACGCGGCGGCCCGCCGCCGTGCGGCTGGCCGGGGTGCCCAACCGGCGGGTGCACGGAGAGTGGACGGCGATGCGCGCCCTGCGGGACGGCGCGGCGGGCCTCGCCGGCGCCGCGGCCCACCTGGGCGACAGCGGGAGCGCGCCCGACCCGGAGGAGCTGTGCACGGCCGGGGAGCGCGTCGGCTACCGGGCCCTGCCGACCTGGTCGGCCGAGGAGGGCCGGCTCCTCGACATCGTCTTCGTCGACCCGGCGCAGGTGCCCGCCGGTCCCCTGACCGGTGTGTACGCGGGCCCCGAGGTACCCGCCGGGGCCTGCGCCAACACGCCGACCGCGTTCGGGAGCACCGTCGACATTGAGGTCGTCCTGCGCGCCTATCTGCAGGAGCAGTTGCCGGACTACATGATCCCGTCGGCGCTGATGACGCTGGCGGCGCTGCCGCTGAACGCCAACGGCAAGGTGGACCGTGCCGCGCTGCCCGCGCCCGCGTTCAGCGCCGACCGGCCCGGCACGCCGCCCGGCACCCCTCTGCAGGAGATCGTCCGTGACCTGTTCGCCGAGGTGATCGGGGTGCCGCGGCGCACCGTCCACGCCGACTCCGACTTCTTCCGGATCGGCGGGCACTCGCTGGCCGCGGCCCGGCTGCTGGCCCGGGCGCGGGCAGTGCTGGGCGCCGACCCGGGCAGCCGCGCTCTGTACGAGGCGCCCACCCCCGCGCTGTTCGCCGCTCTCGCCGGTGACCGGCCGGCCGACGCCACCGGGCCCGGCCGGGCCTGCGCCGGGGAGGGCTGCGCGGTGCTGCCGCTGCGGCTGCGCGGCGCGCTGAGCGTCCGGGCGCTGGAGGAGGCCCTGGGGGACCTGGGGCGCCGTCACGAGGCGCTGCGCAACAGCCGGCTGGGATCGGCGGGCACCCGGCTGCGTACCCTGGCCGCCGACGACCACCTGCTGGAACTCACGGTGCCCGCCGGCCTGGTCGACCTGTGGTCGCACACCCCGCTGGCCGCCGAACTGGCCCTGGCCTACGGGGCGCGGGCCACCGGTGATGCCCCGCACCGGGACGGCGGCATGCCGCAGGCGGCTCCCCGGGCGGCGGCCGGTGATCTTTCGCCCACCGTGCTGCCGGGCAGCGGGCCGTCCCCGGCCGGCGGCCGGGACGGCGGCCGTCTCGACCTCGACTGGGACGCGGGCCTGCACGAGCGGCTGGTCCGGCTGGCCGCCGAGCAGGGCGCCACCTTGTTCATGGTGGTGCACGCCGCGCTCGCGGCCCTGCTCGCCCGGCTCGGCGCGGGAGACACCATCACCCTGGCCGCGCCGGTGCCGGCCCGCGACAGCGCCGCGCTGCGCCGCGCCGTGGGACCCTACGGGCGGGTGCTCGCGCTGTCCGTGGACACCTCCGGCGACCCGGCCTTCACCGAACTGCTGCGGCGGGTGCGTACCGCCGACCTCGCCGCCTACCGCGCCGGCGGCGCGGCCCTGGCCCGGCCCGGCGGCATCGCGCTGAGTGTCCTCACGGAGAGCTGCGGCGAGTACGAGGCGGCCGGGCTCACCGTGCAGGCGGCCCCGCCGCAACTCCCGGCGCAGGACGCCGACCTCGGCCTGACACTGACCGAACGGCACACCCCGGCCGGTGCGCCGGCCGGCATCACCGTCAGCGCCGCCTTCGACCACGAGAGTGTCGGTGAGACGGCCGCCGCGCACCTGACCGGCCTGCTGACCGCGCTGCTCGAAACCGCTCTGGACGCGCCCGCCACCGCCCTCAGCCGGCTGCGCGCCGCGCCCGGTATCCCCGCCGACGGTGCGCGGCGGTGGGCGGGGGAGGCGCTGGAGCTGCCCGAGGCGGGCGTCGCCGCCCTGTTCGCCGCGCAGGCCGCCCGTACCCCCGGCGCACCGGCCCTGGCGGGCATGGACTACGCCGAACTGGACGCCCGTTCCGACCTGTTGGCCCACGCCCTGCTCGCCCACCGGGCCGGCCCCGGCACCGCGGTGGCCACCGCGATCGCCTCACCGACCGGCTTCGCGGTCGCCGTCCTCGCCATCGCCAAGACCGGCGCCGCCTGCCTGCCCCTCGACCCGGCCCGCCCGCTGCCCGCCTCCGCGCGGCCCGCCGTCCTGCTCCTCGACGAGGCCGCCGACCGCGTGCTGCTTAAGCCGTCCCCGAAGCCGCCCGCCTGGTCCGCGACCCGGCCGCCGACCTGCTGCCCGCCACCCCGGCCCGGCCCGTCCGCCCGCCGCACCCCGCGCACCCGGTGGTCCTGGCCCCCGCCACACCGGACACCACCGGCACGGCGGACGCGGCTTGGCACGGCGGCGGGCTCGCTGGTGGAGATCGGCCCCGAGAGCGTCGTCGCCGCCACCCTCGCCCCGGCCGCCGACGCGGCCTGGCTGAGCGCCGGTTACCCGGACGCGGACACCGCCCTCGGCCTGCTCGCCGCCCTCGTCTCCGGCGCCCGTGTCCACCTGCCCGCCACCCCCCTGGACGGTGCCGCACCCGCCGCCGTCCTGGACTGGCTGCGCGGCTGCGGCGCGAGCGTGCTGCTGGGCGCCGTAAGCGAGGCGCTCCCGGCCCGCGCCGCCGCCGAGCACCTCACCCTGAGCGTGCCCGGCGGCTGGCCGGAGGGCCATCTGCGGGTCGAACACACCCCCGCCGGGCCCCGGCCCGCCCCCGGCCACCGCGCCTACGTCCTGGACGCGCAGCTGCGGCCTGCCGCGTAAGCCGCACCGGAAGCCTCTACATCGCGGGCGCCGGCGTCGCCCACGGCTACACCGGCGCCCCCGCCGCCACCGGCGAACGCTTCCTGCCCGACCCGCTGGTAAGCCCCCGGCGGGCAGACCGCCCTCATGTGGCGCACCGGCCGCGCCGCCCGTATCGACGCCGACGGCCGGCTGACCGTCCTCGGCCCGCCCCCGGCCGACGACCCCTTCGCCGACGAGTACGCCACCTTCGTCGTCCTGTCCGACGCCCGCGACCGCCACGCCCTGTGGCCGGCCTGCGTACCCGCCCCCGAGGGCTGGCACGAGACCCACGCCGAGGACCTGTACGAGCTGTGCCTGGACCACCTGCAGACCACCCGCTGAACCCGGACCACCCGCTGGACCGGCCCCGCGCCCGCAAGCGCCCACCGCACCGGCATTCGCACCCGTACCCGCTCCTGTAGCCGTAAGGGACCCGCCATGACCGTCATCGCCCCCGCCCGCCCCACGCGTTCCTCCCGCCCGGCCGCCGCCCCCGCAGGTCCCCTGCCCGCCCCGAGCCGTGGCGACCCCCGCCACCACGTCCTCGACCTGACCGCCCGCGAGGCCCGCGCGGCGCACGCCCTGGCCGCGTCCTGCGCCGAGACGTTCAAGGCCGCCGACGACCCCCGGTTCGTCGACGAGGCCCCGGTGATCGCCCACGAACTGCCGCTCGCGGTCCGCCGCCACCTCAACTCCGCCCGCCGCGACGAGAACACCCACGCCACCCTGGTCCGCGGCCACCTCGTCGACCAGGCGGCCCTGGGACCCACCCCCGGCCACTGGAGCGCGGCCGGCACCGAGGCGAGCCAGGTCCACGGCTGCCTGCTGGTGCTGTACGCGGCGCTGCTCGGCGACATCACCGGCTGGGCCACCCAGCAGGCCGGCCGGCTGGTGACCGACATCCTGCCCAGCAAGGGCTACGAACACAGCCTCGTCTCCGCCTCCAGCGCACTGGAACTGGCCTGGCACACCGAGGACGCCTTCTCCCCCCACCGGGCGGACTGGGTCGGCCTGTTCGCACTGCGCAACCCGGGCCGGGTGCCCACCACCGTCGCCCACGTCGACGTACGCCAGGTGCCCGCGGACGTGCGCGCGGTGCTGGCCCAGCCCCGGTTCGCAGCCCTGCCCGACACCTCCCACGAGTTCGCCGCCGACGCTCCCGCGGCCGAGCCGGTCGCCGTCCTGTCGGGCCACCGCGACCTGCCGGTGCTCCGCATCGACCGGGACTTCTTCACCGCGCTGCCCGGCGACCGGGCGGCCGAACGGGCCCTGGCCTGGCTGGTGGCGCACCTGGACGCCAACCTCACCGACGTGCTGGTGCCCACCGGCGCCGTCTGCTTCCTCGACAACCGCAACGTGGTGCACGGACGGCGCCCCTTCAGCGCCGGCTTCGACGGATCCGACCGCTGGCTCAAGCGCGTCAACCTCGTCCGCGACCTGCGGCGCACCCGGCCCGGCCGCCTCGACGGCGCCACCCGCGTCATCGGCTGACACCCCGCGCACGGCCCCGTCCACCCCCCGCCCGCACGGCCCCGTCCGCCCCGGCCCGCCCGCGCTTACCCGCCCGACCTCTGGAGACCGCCATGCCCAGCACGCCCTCCCGCCCCGCCGTCCTGCTCGTCGAAAGCCGCCGGGCCGCCTTCACCGACAGCGTCCTGGCCCGCGACGACGTGGACGTCGTCCTGCTGCGCTTCGACTGCGTGCCGCTGAGCGAGGACTACCTCCGGCGCACCGCGCACCTGCCCACGTTCACCCTGCGCACCGCCGCCCCCCTGCACGAGGAGGCCGCCCGCTACCTGCGCTGGATGAAAGGCACCCGGGGCCTGCCCCGGCCGCGGTTCTTCTGCAACCCCAACGAGGCGCTGCAGGACCGCGCCCAGCGCTTCGCCGCCCTCGTCGACCTGCCGCACCTGACCCCCCGCCAGGTCGCCTGGGTCCGCAACAAGAAGACCATGAAGGACCGTTACGCCGAACTCGGCATCCCGCACGCCGCCTACCGCGCCGTGCACAGCCTCGACGACGTCGCCGCGTTCGGCGACACCCACGGCTGGCCGGTCGTCCTCAAGCCCGTCGACTCCGACTCCTGCCTGCACACCTACCGCGTCGACTCCCCCGCCGCGCTCGCCGCGATCCCGCCGCTCGACCCCGCCCTGGACTGGATGGCCGAACAGTTCATCCGCGGCCGCGAGTTCCAGCTGTGCGCCGTCGTCGCCCGCGGCCGCGTCGTGGACGCCTACCTGTCGAAGAACCCCCGCCCGATCCTGGAGGTCCTCGACGGCGCGATCAACGCCAACATCACCTACGCGCCCGGCGAACGGCTCCCCGTCGACGCACGGGCCCTGGCCCAGCGGCTCACCGACGGCCTGCACCTGCCCTTCGGCTACCTGCACGGCGAGTTCTTCCTCACCGACGACGGCTCCTTCTTCATGAGCGAGGTCGCCGCCCGCCTCAGCGGCTGCGAAGTCCCCGTCAACCACTCCCTCGCCTACGGGTTCGACTTCCTGCACGTCATCCTCGACACCTACCTCGACCGCGTCCCGCAGCCCGTCTACACCCGCGACCGGGCGGTCGGCGACCTGCTGCTGCCCACCCGGCCCGGCCGCGTGGTCCACATCAGCTCCGAGGAGGAACTGCTGCGGCTGCCCGGCGTGATCGGCGCCCACCTGGACGCCGCACCCGGCGACGTCCTCGACCCGCCCCGCGCCTCGCACGCCTCCACCGGCTACGTCCACGTCGAGGGCGCCACCGCCGACCAGGTCGAACAGCGCATGCAGGCCGTCCTCGACCACTTCGAGCTGAAGGTGGACCACCCGTGAACGCCCTGAGCACCCCCACCGCCCCGCCCGCCACAAGGACTCCGGCCGCCACGAACACCCCGCCCGCCGTGCGGACTTCGGCCGCCCGGACCGCCCCCGCCGTCACGATCCCCGCGAACACCCCGCCCGCCGTGCCGACTTCGGCCGCCGGCACCGGGCCCGGTGCCGGGCAGCAGCCGCTGTTCGCCCCGTACACCTCGCTCGGCGACTACACGCGGGCCGTGGCCGGCGGCCGGGGACCCCTGCCGGTGTTCACCGGCCCCCGCACGGACCTGCTGGACGGCATCGCCCTGGCCGAAGAGGTCTACAGCGGCCTGCGCACCCCCGAACCCTGCGACACCGGCGTCGTGGCCGGCGGCCCGCTGCCCGCCGCGCTGAACGCGCTGATCCGCCCGCTGGCCCGCCACTGGGTGGACGACCCGCACGACCTGCCGGACACCGGATCCGTCCTGCTGGTCGGCGTATACGCCGGCCTGCGCGCCGACGCCGTGCAGCACACCCTCGACGCCGCCCACGCCACCGGCCGCCCCCTGTCCCTGCTGACCGGCCGCGACGTGCACAGCCTCAGCTGGATGGCGGCCAAGCAGTACGCCCGCGTCACCCCTGACGCCCCGGTCGGCGTCCTGTCCGAACTCGACACCGCCGCCCCCGCGCCGCAGGCCGACGTATGGCTCGGCGCCGCCGACGTCCACCGCCTCGACGTCCGGCAGATCGCGCTGGGCCAGGTGTGGCGGCGGGTGCTCTTCCACGGCAACGGCAAGGACGACCAGCTCAACCTCGGCCAGTTCACCCTGTGCGGAGCAAGCCCCGCCGCGGCCGCGCCCGGGATGCCCGGACCCCGCTGCGCCTACGGCCTGGGCTGCACCAAACCGCAGGACAAACTCATCCCCGCCCGCGGCATCCGGGCCGCCGAACTGGTGCTGGCCAACTGCTTCAGCGGCGCCCTCGCCGGCCACGCGATGTACGACCCGAAGTACCTCATCCTCCTCAACGCGCTCGACGGACCCGCGCAGACCGTCGTCGCCACACTCACCGCCTGCGACGGACAGCGACCGGAGAACCTGGCCTGGCTCACCGCCACCGCGGACGCCGGCAGCGCCGCCGTCGCCATGAACCGGCAGCTGCACGACATCAACCCCTACCCCGCGTTCGTCCAGGTAGGCCTGCAGTCCTCCGGCCTCGGCCCGTCCCGCCCCCACTCCCCCGCCGACACCCACACCCGCACCGCCGACGCCTTCGAGTCCTCCGGTCCCCTCAACTCCCTCAACTCCCCTGGTTCTTCCGGCTCTTCCGGCATCTCAGGGCTTTCCGGCCCGGGCACGGCGGGCGGTGCCCGGGAAGGGTCCGCGGACACACACGAAGACGTGCCCGGAGACGGGACCGGGAACGGGGAGGAAGGCGCGGCAGCCCCGTACCCGCCGCTGCACCGGCTCGGCGCCCGCCTGTCGGGCCTGCTCGACAGCGGGCTGCTGGGCCCCGACTACCCGCTGCGCCCCCGGCTGCGGGCGCTGGCGGACACCGTGCTGCGTGACGCGGTGCGCACCGTGGCCCGCTCCGCACCGGACGCCGGCCCGGCACTGGCCGCGATCGCCGCCGAGACCAAGTCCCTCGACCTCGCGCTGGCCCACCGCTTCGCCAAGCACCACGACGACCCCGTCCTCGCCTTCCCCACCTACTTCGGCGAGCGCAGCACCGCCGGGACGCCCGTCGCGCTCGACACCCCGTGCGCCTGCGGCCGGCCGCTGCGCTCCTACCGCCGTCACGGCCGGGTACCGGCGATCGCCGACACCGTCCAGACGGTGTGCGCGCGCTGCGGCGACGTCGCCAACGCCCACACCGGCGCCGTCGAACTGCGCGTGAAGGCACCCGCCGAGGCGGCCGCGGGCAGCACCCTGCACGTGGTGGTGGAGGCGGTGGCCCCCCGCGACGGCACCCTCAACCTGGGCATCGTGCTGCCGCTCTACCTCGACGCCCGGGTGGGCCCCGTGCTGCGCCGTGTCGACGCGGTCGCCGGGCGGCGCGCCCACGCCGAGTTCACCCTCGACCTGGCCCCCCGGGCCACCCCGCAGGCCTACTACTTCTGCCCCTTCGCCGTACAGGACCTGGGCGTGAGCGTCTCCCGGGTGCACTTCACCGTCCTGCCCCGTCCGTAGAAAGGCCGCCATGAGCCCCGCCACCGCCGCGCCCGCACGCGCCCCGCGTCCGCGCGGTCCGCTCGGCCACCGCCCGTTCCGCCGGCTGGCCGCCGGGCGGGCACTGGTGTACTGCGCCAACGCGATGGCCCCTGTCGTGCTGGCCTTCGCCGTCCTGGACGCCTCCGGCTCGGCCACCGCCCTGGGCCTGGTCGTCGGGGCGCGCTCGGTGGCCAACGTGGCGCTGCTGCCGGCCGGCGGGGTCCTCGCCGACCGGATACGGCGCACCCTGGTCCTACGGGGTTCCGCGCTGGCCGCGTGCGGGGCGCAGACCGCGATCGCGCTGAGCGTGCTGCTGGGTGTCACCTCCCTTCCCCTGCTGACGGTGCTCAGTGTCCTCAACGGCGCGCTGGCCGCGCTGTCGCTGCCCGCCTCCGCCGCGCTGACCCCGCAGACCGTGCCGGCCGGCCTGATCCGCCCGGCCGGCGCGCTGATGCGGATGGGCACCAACCTCGGCATGATCGCCGGTGTGTCGCTGGGCGGCGCGGTCGCCGCCGGGTGCGGGGCCGGCTGGGGGCTGGCCTGCAGTGCGGCGGCGTTCGGCGCGGCGGCCTGGTGCTTCCTCGCCGTGCGCACCGGGTCGGCCCGCCCGCCCGGACCCGCGCCGGGCCGTACCCGTCCGCTGCGGGAACTGCGGGTAGAGCTGGCGGGAGTTCACCGCGCGCCGCTGGGTGTGGATCGTGGTGGGGCAGTTCATGGTGGTCAACGCCGTGGTCGCGGGCGGCGTGCAGGTGCTGGGACCGGCCGTCGCCGATGCCACGTTCGGGCGCGGGGTGTGGGGCGCGGTGCTGGCCGCGCAGATGGCCGGGGCGCTGCTGGGCGGTGTGTTCGCCGCCCGTTCCCGGGCCCGGCGGATCCTGCTGGTGGGAGTGGCGGCGGTGGCGGTGGAGGCGCTGCCGCTGGTGGTGCTGGCCCGGGGCGGCGGGGCGCTGCTGCTGGGCGCGGCGATGTTCGCCAACGGCATCGCGCTGGAGCAGTTCGGGGTGGCCTGGGACGTGTCGCTGCAGGAGAACATTCCCGCCGACCGGCTGGCGCGCGTGTACTCCTACGACGCGCTGGGCTCGTTCGTGGCCCTGCCGGTGGGCGAGATGGCCGCGGGTCCCGTCGCCGCGCACGCCGGGACGAGCGGCGCGCTGCTGGGCGGGGCCGCGCTGGTGGTGTGCGTGACCGCGGCGGCGCTGTGCAGCGCCCAGGTGCGCTCGCTGACCGCCGCCCCGCCCGTGACGCGCTCCGCCCGGCCGGTCCGGCCCGCCCAACCCGCTCAACTCGCCTAGCCCGACGGGCCCGTTGGGCCGCGTGGGCCGCGTGGTCCGCCGCCCGGTCCGTGTCCGGCCGTTGCGGGTGTGCGGTGCGGGAAGGTGTGGTCGCCGGTGCGCTGTCGGGCCGGGTGCGGGAGGGTGTGGGCTGTGCGACGGCGCCCGGGGCCGTCCGGTGCCGGGGGCCGGTCCGGGGACACGGCCACGTGCGGGACGGGCGTGCGGGTGGCGGGTGGCGTGCGCGGGACGAGCGGGGCGGTGGGCCGTGCCGCCGCGCGCCCCCTGGGCGCGGGATGTGTTTCCTCCCCGGCCCGCGGGCCGGGCCCCTTTCACGCGAGGAGCGGTCGATGACACGCTGGCTGGTCACCGGGGGCGGCGGCGCGCTGGGCCGCGAGGTGCGGGCGCTGCTGGCCTGCGGGCAGGTCACCGCGCTCGGCCGGGCCGCCCTCGACATCACCGACCCGCGGGCCGTCCGTGCCGCGGTCGCCGGCCACGACGTGGTGGTCAACTGCGCCGCCTGGACGGATGTCGACGGCGCCGAGAGGGCCGAGGCCGCCGCGACCGCCGTCAACGGGACGGGCGTACGTCACCTGGCCCTCGCCTGCCGTCGCACCGGCGCCCGGCTGCTGCACGTCTCCAGCGACTACGTGCTGCCCGGAAACGGCACCGAGCCCTACCCCGAGTCGGCTCCGACCGGCCCGGTCAACGCCTACGGCCGCAGCAAACTGGCCGGCGAACGGGCGGTCGCCGAACTCCTGCCCGACACCGGCTACATCGTGCGCACCGCCTGGCTGTACGGCGAACACGGACGAAACTTCGTCGCGACCGTCCTCGGCCTGGCCGCCCGCAGGGACACCGTCGACGTCGTCGACGACCAGCACGGGCAGCCCACCTGGTGCTACGACCTGGCCGGGCTGCTGGTCGCGCTCGGCCGCGCCGGCGACGCCCCGCCGGGCGTCTACCACGCCACCGCCGCCGGCCGCACCACCTGGTACGGCCTGGCCCGGGCCGCGTACGAACTCAGCGGGCTGGATCCCGACCGGGTGCGCCCGACCTCCTCCGCGGCCTTCGCCCGCCCGGCGCGCCGGCCCGCGTTCAGCGTCCTGGGCCACGCCCGTTGGGCCGCGGCGGGCCTGCCCGCCCTCCCCGACTGGCGCACGTCGCTCGCCGAGGCACTGCGCCGGCCCGCCTTCACCACCCTCACCTCCTGCGACGTCGCCTCCTGACCCGAACCGGCTCAGCCCGGCCGCACGGGCCGCGGCGCGACGCACGGCACGGCGCGACGCACGGCACGGCGCGGCGGCACGGCGCGGCGGCACGGCATGCTCCGCGAGGCGGCGTTGTGGTCCGGCGGGTGGACACCCCGGTCCGTGGCGGGACCGCGGCGGTGCGGCGGTGCCCGGCCGCCGTGCGTCGGCGCGCGGGCGCTTACGCACGCTCCACCAGGCGGCGTTACGGTCCGTCCGGCGACCCCCGGCCACCCGCCCGACCCGGACCCCGGGTGCTTAAGCCCAGGTGCCGACCCCGGGTGCCGACCCCGGTGCCGGTGCGTGTCGGCGCCGCTCGTGGGCGGCGGTCCGGTGAACGGGGGTC
It encodes:
- a CDS encoding MbtH family NRPS accessory protein, with the protein product MWRTGRAARIDADGRLTVLGPPPADDPFADEYATFVVLSDARDRHALWPACVPAPEGWHETHAEDLYELCLDHLQTTR
- a CDS encoding amino acid adenylation domain-containing protein, with the translated sequence MSLSGLIEQHVRTRPEATAVIHPSAGGRDVSLTYRELSVAANRLAAHLRALGVGPGDRVVTALGPGPGLVTAFLAVVRAGAAYVPVDPAHPGLRRRLIVRDSAARAVLTEGSGAGEYAGLDAVAVDLDADAGLIAARPGVLPAVRPGPGDAAYVCYTSGTTGTPKGVVVPHRAVLDLVTSTDYVRLTPDDVVAQAANPAFDAVTFEIWSTLAAGARLVGLAKDTVIDPARFAAAVREHGVSTVFLTTALFHQIARERPDAFAPLRTVLFGGEACDPRRVRQVLAAGGPERLLHVYGPTETTTFATWHEVTGVAKDARTVPIGRPLGATVAVVVAADGRPAVPGGSGELLLGGPGLATGYLDRPELTAQRFVEDRFTPGGGRLYRTGDLVRLREDGEMEFTGRVDNQVKLRGFRIELGEIESVLTAHPAVSEAVVSVHTTPENTANTENTANTDSAESTESAESAAGGERRLVAHVVPAAHRAAARESEQLTEWKEIYETLYDDAAGAAYGENFAGWNSSYDARPIPLEQMRQWRAATVERVRELGGRRVLEIGVGTGLLMARLAGAPECEEYWATDFSASVIEALRAQTGADERLRGKVRLSCRAADELDGLPAGHFDTVVVNSVVQYFPHLAYLRSVVEGVLPLLAPGGSVLLGDVRNLDLAPCLQTGVELASRAGQPLPGDGADVWRAVEQRVALETELLLSPALFAAWARELPAVRAVDVRVKRGGAHNELTRYRYEAVLSTAAPALDLSPAPRLVWGRDAASAAGVEAYLRTRRPAAVRLAGVPNRRVHGEWTAMRALRDGAAGLAGAAAHLGDSGSAPDPEELCTAGERVGYRALPTWSAEEGRLLDIVFVDPAQVPAGPLTGVYAGPEVPAGACANTPTAFGSTVDIEVVLRAYLQEQLPDYMIPSALMTLAALPLNANGKVDRAALPAPAFSADRPGTPPGTPLQEIVRDLFAEVIGVPRRTVHADSDFFRIGGHSLAAARLLARARAVLGADPGSRALYEAPTPALFAALAGDRPADATGPGRACAGEGCAVLPLRLRGALSVRALEEALGDLGRRHEALRNSRLGSAGTRLRTLAADDHLLELTVPAGLVDLWSHTPLAAELALAYGARATGDAPHRDGGMPQAAPRAAAGDLSPTVLPGSGPSPAGGRDGGRLDLDWDAGLHERLVRLAAEQGATLFMVVHAALAALLARLGAGDTITLAAPVPARDSAALRRAVGPYGRVLALSVDTSGDPAFTELLRRVRTADLAAYRAGGAALARPGGIALSVLTESCGEYEAAGLTVQAAPPQLPAQDADLGLTLTERHTPAGAPAGITVSAAFDHESVGETAAAHLTGLLTALLETALDAPATALSRLRAAPGIPADGARRWAGEALELPEAGVAALFAAQAARTPGAPALAGMDYAELDARSDLLAHALLAHRAGPGTAVATAIASPTGFAVAVLAIAKTGAACLPLDPARPLPASARPAVLLLDEAADRVLLKPSPKPPAWSATRPPTCCPPPRPGPSARRTPRTRWSWPPPHRTPPARRTRLGTAAGSLVEIGPESVVAATLAPAADAAWLSAGYPDADTALGLLAALVSGARVHLPATPLDGAAPAAVLDWLRGCGASVLLGAVSEALPARAAAEHLTLSVPGGWPEGHLRVEHTPAGPRPAPGHRAYVLDAQLRPAA
- the gntD gene encoding guanitoxin biosynthesis L-enduracididine beta-hydroxylase GntD, translating into MTVIAPARPTRSSRPAAAPAGPLPAPSRGDPRHHVLDLTAREARAAHALAASCAETFKAADDPRFVDEAPVIAHELPLAVRRHLNSARRDENTHATLVRGHLVDQAALGPTPGHWSAAGTEASQVHGCLLVLYAALLGDITGWATQQAGRLVTDILPSKGYEHSLVSASSALELAWHTEDAFSPHRADWVGLFALRNPGRVPTTVAHVDVRQVPADVRAVLAQPRFAALPDTSHEFAADAPAAEPVAVLSGHRDLPVLRIDRDFFTALPGDRAAERALAWLVAHLDANLTDVLVPTGAVCFLDNRNVVHGRRPFSAGFDGSDRWLKRVNLVRDLRRTRPGRLDGATRVIG
- a CDS encoding ATP-grasp domain-containing protein, which encodes MPSTPSRPAVLLVESRRAAFTDSVLARDDVDVVLLRFDCVPLSEDYLRRTAHLPTFTLRTAAPLHEEAARYLRWMKGTRGLPRPRFFCNPNEALQDRAQRFAALVDLPHLTPRQVAWVRNKKTMKDRYAELGIPHAAYRAVHSLDDVAAFGDTHGWPVVLKPVDSDSCLHTYRVDSPAALAAIPPLDPALDWMAEQFIRGREFQLCAVVARGRVVDAYLSKNPRPILEVLDGAINANITYAPGERLPVDARALAQRLTDGLHLPFGYLHGEFFLTDDGSFFMSEVAARLSGCEVPVNHSLAYGFDFLHVILDTYLDRVPQPVYTRDRAVGDLLLPTRPGRVVHISSEEELLRLPGVIGAHLDAAPGDVLDPPRASHASTGYVHVEGATADQVEQRMQAVLDHFELKVDHP